The Pseudanabaena sp. PCC 6802 genomic interval ATCAAAGCAACAATTTAATCTTTTTGCGAATGCAATTTTGCAATACATCGTTCTGGGTTAGCTGTGCAAGTTCTACAAATCAACCAATCTGATGTTTCAGGTGGTGCCGCGATCGCAGGTTACAGGCTTCATCAAGGTTTATTGGATGCAGGTATAGATTCTCGCTTGCTAGTTGGCAATATGCAAACGGATAGCGATCGCGTTGCGTTAGCTCCTATAAGTCCTCTTAAGGAAAATCTTTTATTCCGTGCGAGCAATCGTCTCTTAAATACCAACCTCAGTAGCGACGATTTAGGTCTCAATTACATCAATATTAGTGGAAGCTTTGACATTCCCAAACATCCCTTTTACAAAAACGCGGATATTCTTAATTTTCACAATCTACATACAGGCTATTTTAACTATCTGTCAATTCCCAAACTTACGGAAAATAAGCCTGCAATATTTACCCTTCATGACATGTGGAGCTTTACTGGGCATTGTGCTTACAGTTTTGACTGCGATCGCTGGAAAGTTGGTTGTGGTAAATGCCCTTATCCCAATACCTACCCAGAAGTTAAGCATGATAGCACCTGGCTAGAATGGAAATTGAAAGATTGGGTTTTTAGTAGGTCAAATTTAACTATTGTTACTCCTAGTAGATGGCTAGCAGAACAGTCTAAAGCAAGCATGCTAAGACGTTTCCCTATTCACCACATACCTAACGGAAGCGACATGTCATCCTATCAGCCGTTAGACAGCGGCCTATCTCGGAGAGAATTAGGGCTTCCAGAGAACAAAAAAATTCTTCTTTTCGGTGTAGAAAGTCTTAAGGATTTACGTAAAGGGGGTGATTTACTCTTAGAAGCCCTGCAAAGGCTTCCAGAAACATTGAAATCAGAGATCGTGCTCCTGACGTTTGGTTATGGGGGGGAAGCAATTGCTGCTTCGGTGGGCGTACCTACTCTGAACTTAGGCTATATCAGTAGCGATCGCATCAAGGCTATTGCCTATTCGGCATCTGACTTGTTTCTCTTCCCAACTCGAAACGATAACCTCCCCCTAGTGCTACAGGAAAGCATGGCCTGCGGTACCCCAATGGTATCTTTCAAGATTGGTGGAGTTCCCGAGCTAGTTCGTCCGGATATTACCGGCTATCTGGCACAACCAGAAGATGCAAGAGATTTCTGTAATGGAATTATGCACCTGCTTGAAGACAAAGAAAAATTGCAACAACTGAGGCAGAATTGCAGGCAAATTGCTGTAGACGAATATTCTATAGAACGACAAGTCAAGAGGTATATAAACTTATATCACCAGGTTTTGGAGAGGTAATGCCAAACTATTTAAAAATGATTAGCGTTATTACGCCAGTTTACAACGGCGAACGATTTATCGAAGCCTGTATCAAGAGTGTTATCGACCAAAATTGTCCCGAGGTCGAACACATAATCATGGATGGAGGCTCCACAGATAGAACAACAGAAATTATCAAACATTATGCCGAACGACATTCGCATATTAGATGGGTTTCAGAGAAAGATCGAGGACAGTCGGATGCAATGAATAAAGGAATTG includes:
- a CDS encoding glycosyltransferase family 4 protein, whose translation is MQVLQINQSDVSGGAAIAGYRLHQGLLDAGIDSRLLVGNMQTDSDRVALAPISPLKENLLFRASNRLLNTNLSSDDLGLNYINISGSFDIPKHPFYKNADILNFHNLHTGYFNYLSIPKLTENKPAIFTLHDMWSFTGHCAYSFDCDRWKVGCGKCPYPNTYPEVKHDSTWLEWKLKDWVFSRSNLTIVTPSRWLAEQSKASMLRRFPIHHIPNGSDMSSYQPLDSGLSRRELGLPENKKILLFGVESLKDLRKGGDLLLEALQRLPETLKSEIVLLTFGYGGEAIAASVGVPTLNLGYISSDRIKAIAYSASDLFLFPTRNDNLPLVLQESMACGTPMVSFKIGGVPELVRPDITGYLAQPEDARDFCNGIMHLLEDKEKLQQLRQNCRQIAVDEYSIERQVKRYINLYHQVLER